Proteins encoded in a region of the Mycolicibacterium chitae genome:
- a CDS encoding ABC transporter permease, which yields MTPTSTRTKTVRTVCAVLFGLFFLFPLYAMADFSTRDLQGAGRTLAAWSNLFADNALYSAIVVSVLIALLTVAVMLVLLVPTMTWVRLRAPWANGLMEFLCLLPLAIPALVIVVGLRNVYLWVTYLLGESALVLTFVYVILVLPFAYRALDSALRGIDLATLTEAARSLGAGWTTTLVRVVLPNIWAGVLSAAFISVAVVLGEYTIASLSGYETLQVQIVAIGKSDGPTSVAASLAVLLFGFALLLTLSLLARRARGARRAAETTVGAPA from the coding sequence ATGACACCGACGAGCACGCGCACCAAGACCGTCCGGACCGTGTGCGCGGTCCTGTTCGGCCTGTTCTTCCTCTTTCCGCTCTACGCCATGGCGGACTTCTCCACCCGCGACCTGCAGGGCGCCGGTCGCACGCTGGCGGCGTGGTCGAACCTGTTCGCGGACAACGCGTTGTACTCGGCGATCGTGGTGTCGGTGCTGATCGCGCTGCTGACCGTCGCGGTGATGCTGGTGCTGCTGGTGCCGACGATGACCTGGGTGCGGCTGCGCGCCCCCTGGGCCAACGGGCTGATGGAGTTCCTGTGCCTGCTGCCGCTGGCTATCCCGGCGCTGGTGATCGTGGTCGGGTTGCGCAACGTCTACCTGTGGGTGACCTACCTGCTGGGGGAGTCCGCCCTGGTGCTCACCTTCGTCTACGTCATCCTGGTGCTGCCGTTCGCCTACCGCGCCCTGGATTCCGCGTTGCGGGGGATCGATCTGGCCACGCTGACGGAGGCGGCGCGCTCGCTGGGGGCCGGCTGGACCACGACGCTGGTGCGGGTGGTGTTGCCCAACATCTGGGCCGGCGTGCTGTCGGCGGCGTTCATCTCGGTCGCGGTGGTGCTCGGCGAGTACACCATTGCCTCGCTGTCCGGCTACGAGACGCTGCAGGTGCAGATCGTGGCCATCGGCAAGAGCGACGGGCCCACCTCGGTGGCGGCCTCGCTGGCGGTGCTGCTGTTCGGTTTCGCGCTGCTGCTGACGTTGTCGCTGCTGGCCCGCCGTGCCCGCGGGGCCCGGCGCGCCGCGGAGACGACGGTGGGGGCGCCCGCATGA
- a CDS encoding ABC transporter substrate-binding protein has protein sequence MKTPRPLVLAAAALALLLAAGCAPPERSTGDSGAATATSAQDFGGMEALIRAAQAEGELNVIALPPNWANYGAIIAAFSDKYGIKVNSAQPDASSQDEINAARQQQGKSTAPDVFDLGQSVALANEAMFAPYQVATFADIPAGLKHPDGAWVNDYGGYMSVGYDSTSVPDVTSIDDLLGPEFKGKVALNGDPTQAGAAFSGVLMAAVSQGGSADDIAPGVEFFRKLNEAGNFLPVDPTPATIASGQTPVVIDWNYLNGIESDKVPTWRVFVPNDAAVAGFYYQAINADAPHPAAARLWQEFLFSDEGQNLFAQGGVRPVRADAMIHATTFDPAAFDRLPPIDGMVTVPTQEQTEAATKYLAVNWAKAIG, from the coding sequence ATGAAGACACCCCGCCCGCTGGTGCTGGCCGCCGCGGCGCTCGCGCTGCTGCTGGCCGCCGGTTGCGCACCCCCGGAGAGATCCACCGGCGACAGCGGCGCCGCGACCGCCACCTCGGCGCAGGACTTCGGCGGCATGGAGGCGCTCATCCGGGCCGCCCAGGCCGAGGGAGAACTCAACGTCATCGCGCTGCCCCCGAACTGGGCCAACTACGGAGCCATCATCGCGGCGTTCAGCGACAAGTACGGCATCAAGGTCAACTCCGCCCAGCCGGATGCCTCCAGCCAGGACGAGATCAACGCCGCCCGCCAGCAGCAGGGCAAGAGCACCGCGCCCGACGTGTTCGACCTGGGGCAGTCCGTGGCGCTGGCCAACGAGGCGATGTTCGCGCCGTACCAGGTCGCGACGTTCGCCGACATCCCCGCCGGGCTCAAGCACCCCGACGGCGCCTGGGTCAACGACTACGGCGGCTACATGTCGGTGGGCTACGACTCCACCTCCGTTCCCGACGTCACCAGCATCGACGATCTGCTCGGGCCCGAGTTCAAGGGCAAGGTTGCCCTGAACGGCGATCCCACCCAGGCCGGGGCTGCCTTCTCCGGTGTCCTGATGGCGGCGGTGTCGCAGGGTGGTTCGGCCGACGACATCGCCCCGGGCGTGGAGTTCTTCCGCAAGCTCAACGAGGCCGGCAACTTCCTGCCGGTGGATCCCACGCCGGCCACGATCGCCTCCGGACAGACCCCGGTGGTCATCGACTGGAACTACCTCAACGGCATCGAGAGCGACAAGGTGCCGACCTGGCGGGTTTTCGTGCCCAACGACGCCGCCGTCGCCGGCTTCTACTATCAGGCGATCAACGCCGACGCTCCGCACCCGGCCGCCGCCCGGCTGTGGCAGGAATTCCTGTTCAGCGACGAGGGACAGAACCTGTTCGCCCAGGGCGGGGTCCGCCCGGTGCGCGCCGACGCGATGATCCACGCCACCACCTTCGACCCGGCCGCCTTCGACCGGTTGCCACCCATCGACGGCATGGTCACGGTGCCCACCCAGGAGCAGACCGAGGCCGCGACCAAATACCTGGCGGTCAACTGGGCCAAGGCAATTGGCTGA
- a CDS encoding ABC transporter ATP-binding protein, whose amino-acid sequence MSAGVGVDIVGLSRTYGSVRALDGLSLHLAPGELVALLGPSGCGKTTALRILAGLEEPTAGRIAVAGKDITAVPPNRRDMGMVFQAYSLFPHLTVLENVAFGLKLRGKAKAARSSRALEMLDLVGLAAHRDKFATELSGGEQQRVALARALAVEPQVLLLDEPLSALDAKVRVQLREEIRRVQTEVGTTTLFVTHDQEEALAVADRVGVMNRGRLEQIAGPVQLYAAPATPFVAEFVGLSNRIPARVIDGTVRVLGSRVPVLRGSVRGVGTALVRPEAVQLTATPEGEAVVADVAFLGPVSRVGVRLVGGAHVVAQMSGARARRLVPGTRVDVRVDPAPVLVVSNQVVPN is encoded by the coding sequence ATGAGCGCCGGGGTGGGCGTCGACATCGTCGGGCTGAGCCGCACGTACGGCAGCGTCCGTGCCCTCGATGGGCTCAGCCTGCACCTGGCCCCCGGCGAACTGGTGGCATTGCTCGGCCCGTCGGGTTGCGGCAAGACCACCGCGCTGCGCATCCTGGCCGGGCTCGAGGAGCCCACCGCCGGGCGAATCGCGGTGGCCGGCAAGGACATCACGGCCGTCCCGCCGAACCGGCGCGACATGGGCATGGTGTTCCAGGCCTACAGCCTGTTCCCGCACCTGACCGTGCTGGAGAACGTCGCCTTCGGGCTCAAGCTGCGCGGAAAGGCCAAGGCCGCGAGGAGTTCCCGCGCGTTGGAGATGCTGGACCTGGTCGGGCTGGCGGCCCATCGGGACAAGTTCGCCACCGAACTGTCCGGCGGTGAACAGCAGCGGGTGGCCCTGGCGCGGGCGCTGGCGGTCGAACCGCAGGTGCTGCTGCTCGACGAGCCGCTGTCGGCGCTGGACGCCAAGGTCCGCGTTCAGTTGCGCGAGGAGATCCGCCGGGTGCAGACCGAGGTCGGCACCACCACGCTGTTCGTCACCCACGATCAGGAGGAGGCGCTGGCCGTCGCCGACCGGGTCGGGGTGATGAACCGCGGACGGCTCGAACAGATCGCCGGCCCGGTGCAGCTTTACGCGGCGCCGGCCACCCCGTTCGTCGCGGAGTTCGTCGGGCTGAGCAACCGCATCCCGGCGCGGGTGATCGACGGGACGGTGCGGGTGCTGGGCAGTCGGGTGCCGGTGCTGCGGGGTTCGGTGCGGGGCGTGGGGACGGCCCTGGTGCGTCCGGAAGCCGTGCAGCTGACCGCGACACCCGAGGGCGAGGCCGTCGTCGCCGACGTGGCCTTCCTCGGGCCCGTCTCGCGGGTCGGCGTGCGGCTGGTCGGTGGCGCCCACGTCGTCGCGCAGATGTCCGGGGCCCGGGCACGACGCCTGGTCCCGGGGACCCGGGTCGACGTGCGGGTCGACCCGGCGCCCGTGTTGGTGGTATCGAACCAAGTGGTGCCGAACTAA
- a CDS encoding esterase family protein, translating to MKFIQKMRGKWARRLGVAAVTTAALPGLIGLAGNTATAGAFSRPGLPVEYLMVPSPSMGVDIKVQFQSGGENSPGVYLLDGLRAQEDFNGWDINTQAFEWFLDSGLSVIMPVGGQSSFYSDWYAPARNKGPTRTYKWETFLTSELPQWLSANRGVRTTNNAAIGLSMAGSASLTLAIWHPNQFTYAGSMSGFLNPSEGWWPFLINISMGDAGGFKADDMWGKTEDPNSAWKRNDPMVNIDRLVANNTRIWIYCGNGQPNELGGGDLPATFLEGLTIRTNITFRDNYLAAGGTNGVFNFPENGTHNWAYWGRELQAMIPDLQSHLI from the coding sequence ATGAAGTTCATTCAAAAGATGCGTGGGAAATGGGCCCGCCGGCTCGGCGTCGCCGCAGTGACGACAGCCGCGCTTCCCGGCCTGATCGGCCTCGCAGGGAACACCGCCACCGCGGGTGCGTTCTCGCGGCCGGGTCTGCCGGTGGAGTACCTGATGGTGCCGTCGCCCTCGATGGGCGTGGACATCAAGGTCCAGTTCCAGAGCGGCGGGGAGAACTCACCCGGCGTCTACCTGCTCGACGGCCTGCGCGCCCAGGAGGACTTCAACGGCTGGGACATCAACACCCAGGCCTTCGAGTGGTTCCTCGACTCGGGCCTGTCGGTGATCATGCCCGTCGGCGGTCAGTCGAGCTTCTACTCCGACTGGTACGCGCCGGCCCGCAACAAGGGGCCGACCCGCACCTACAAGTGGGAGACCTTCCTGACCTCGGAGCTGCCGCAGTGGCTGTCGGCCAACCGCGGGGTGCGCACCACCAACAACGCCGCGATCGGCCTGTCGATGGCCGGTTCGGCCTCGCTGACGCTGGCCATCTGGCATCCGAACCAGTTCACCTACGCCGGCTCGATGTCGGGCTTCCTGAACCCGTCCGAGGGCTGGTGGCCGTTCCTGATCAACATCTCCATGGGTGACGCCGGCGGCTTCAAGGCCGACGACATGTGGGGCAAGACCGAGGACCCCAACAGCGCCTGGAAGCGCAACGACCCGATGGTCAACATCGACCGCCTGGTCGCCAACAACACCCGCATCTGGATCTACTGCGGTAACGGCCAGCCCAACGAGCTGGGCGGCGGCGACCTGCCGGCCACCTTCCTGGAGGGCCTGACCATTCGCACCAACATCACCTTCCGCGACAACTACCTGGCCGCGGGCGGTACCAACGGTGTGTTCAACTTCCCGGAGAACGGTACGCACAACTGGGCGTACTGGGGCCGGGAGCTGCAGGCCATGATCCCGGACCTGCAGTCGCACCTGATCTGA
- a CDS encoding ABC transporter permease, which yields MADSTVGRRVRTGLPLLPFLLFVGIFLIVPTVTVVVNAFISDGQFSLDRIGALFSQTALLALGRSVLLSASTAALGAVFGAVLAWLIVSCPATSMFRRAALALCAVLAQFGGVALAFAFLATIGLNGVLTVWAADLFGLDLAGGGWLYSLPGLILVYTYFQIPLMVIVFLPALDGLRRQWREAAVSLGATPWQYWREVGFPLLAPAFLASALLLFANAFAAYATAAALVSQGSPILPLLIRSALTSEVVLGQAGFAYALALEMIVVVAVVMVGYNQLMRRTARWLR from the coding sequence TTGGCTGATTCCACCGTCGGGCGCCGGGTTCGCACCGGGCTCCCGCTGCTGCCGTTCCTGCTGTTCGTCGGGATCTTCCTGATCGTCCCCACCGTCACGGTGGTCGTCAACGCGTTCATCTCCGACGGCCAGTTCTCCTTGGACCGGATCGGAGCGCTGTTCTCCCAGACGGCGCTGCTCGCGCTCGGGCGCAGCGTGCTGCTCTCGGCGAGCACCGCGGCCCTCGGGGCGGTGTTCGGCGCGGTGCTGGCCTGGCTGATCGTGTCCTGCCCGGCGACCTCGATGTTCCGCCGGGCCGCGCTGGCGCTGTGCGCCGTGCTGGCCCAATTCGGCGGGGTGGCACTGGCTTTCGCCTTCCTGGCGACGATCGGCCTCAACGGCGTGCTGACCGTGTGGGCGGCCGATCTGTTCGGCCTGGACCTGGCCGGCGGCGGTTGGCTCTACAGCCTGCCGGGGTTGATCCTGGTGTACACCTACTTCCAGATCCCGTTGATGGTCATCGTCTTCCTACCCGCACTGGACGGCCTGCGCCGGCAGTGGCGGGAGGCCGCGGTGAGCCTGGGCGCCACCCCCTGGCAGTACTGGCGCGAGGTGGGCTTCCCGCTGCTGGCCCCGGCGTTCCTGGCCTCGGCGCTGCTGTTGTTCGCCAACGCCTTTGCCGCCTACGCCACCGCGGCCGCCCTGGTCAGCCAGGGCAGCCCGATCCTGCCGCTGCTGATCCGCTCGGCCCTGACCAGCGAGGTGGTGCTGGGGCAGGCCGGCTTCGCCTACGCCCTGGCGTTGGAGATGATCGTCGTCGTCGCGGTGGTGATGGTCGGCTACAACCAGCTGATGCGGCGGACGGCACGGTGGCTGCGATGA
- a CDS encoding alpha/beta hydrolase gives MAVDKPPILLLHGVFGRPSLLRPWTDFLTAAGYACHTPTLPGRDPADEQVLRRTGIADCFEVALRAFDDIDPEPGTPGHKPVVIGHSMGGLLGQKLAAVRDPAALVLLASIPPGVLWPQPKVMHNLLPVLPAILAGRPMLPSERTMRSVPLNTLPRAEQDALLPRLARDSGRVFREMSMGAGSTRVAPEHVRCPVLCVSAGEDRNVAPWISRRIARRYRAQQQVHPGLPHWIIAESAVDQVAPPVLNWLERTLRRAER, from the coding sequence ATGGCTGTCGACAAGCCGCCCATCCTGCTTCTGCACGGGGTCTTCGGGCGCCCGTCGCTGCTTCGGCCGTGGACCGACTTCTTGACCGCCGCCGGCTACGCCTGCCACACGCCGACGCTGCCCGGTCGCGACCCCGCCGACGAGCAGGTGCTGCGCCGCACCGGCATCGCGGACTGCTTCGAGGTGGCGCTGCGCGCGTTCGACGACATCGATCCCGAACCCGGCACCCCCGGGCACAAGCCCGTCGTCATCGGGCACAGCATGGGCGGGCTGCTGGGGCAGAAGCTGGCCGCGGTGCGCGATCCGGCGGCGCTGGTGCTGCTGGCCTCGATCCCGCCGGGCGTGCTCTGGCCGCAGCCCAAGGTCATGCACAACCTGCTGCCGGTGCTGCCGGCGATCCTCGCGGGCCGGCCGATGCTGCCGTCGGAGCGGACCATGCGCTCGGTGCCGCTGAACACCCTCCCGCGCGCCGAGCAGGACGCCCTGCTTCCCCGCCTCGCCCGGGACTCCGGTCGGGTGTTCCGGGAAATGTCGATGGGAGCCGGATCCACCCGGGTCGCCCCCGAGCATGTTCGCTGCCCGGTGCTGTGTGTCAGCGCCGGCGAGGACCGCAACGTCGCGCCGTGGATCTCTCGGCGGATCGCCCGGCGCTACCGCGCCCAACAGCAGGTCCATCCGGGCCTGCCGCACTGGATCATCGCCGAATCGGCCGTCGACCAAGTGGCCCCGCCGGTGCTCAACTGGCTCGAGCGGACGCTGCGCCGCGCCGAGCGCTGA